A single window of Ancylomarina subtilis DNA harbors:
- a CDS encoding retropepsin-like aspartic protease, with protein sequence MNNSPIHIPIEIIELETQSFHLLIKCTLNGEQDGDMVIDTGASKTVFDRNFVLNYQHKEKDKDELQSCGLGGDDIESDLVEIESLSFGDFKSEILNVVLIDLNQINKMYEKHCQRQICGLLGSDFLLRHQAIIDYQKSILILNKNQ encoded by the coding sequence ATGAATAACTCACCCATCCATATCCCTATTGAAATTATAGAGCTTGAAACTCAAAGTTTTCATCTACTTATAAAATGTACTCTAAATGGTGAACAAGATGGCGATATGGTTATTGACACAGGTGCTTCAAAAACTGTATTTGATAGAAATTTCGTCCTAAATTATCAACATAAGGAAAAAGATAAAGATGAATTACAATCCTGTGGATTGGGAGGGGATGATATCGAATCAGATTTAGTCGAAATCGAAAGCTTGAGCTTTGGCGACTTTAAATCTGAGATTTTAAATGTTGTTCTCATCGATTTAAATCAGATCAATAAAATGTATGAGAAACATTGTCAACGACAAATATGTGGCTTATTGGGCAGCGATTTTTTACTGCGTCACCAAGCGATTATCGATTATCAGAAAAGTATCCTCATTTTAAACAAAAACCAATAA
- the secDF gene encoding protein translocase subunit SecDF — protein MQNKGAIRLLAIVFALVSLYQLTFTYVTKKVEKDARLYGAGDIKKEQTYLDSIRGEKVYSFLGIKGYTYKECKELEMNLGLDLKGGMNVTMEVSVVDIIKAMANNSKDETFVAAIEKAKQMQANSQDDFVTLFGRAFSEINPSAQLSSPDIFGTLELKDKIPFGAKNDEVLKVLKSETEAAIDNTFNILRSRIDRFGVAQPNIQKADVSGRIIIELPGIKDAARVRKLLQGTASLEFWETFTYSEVGGALNAVNTKLAEINAASEVIESKPEVKKEAKADEEVALLDKIEGESQDSLSNAKELAKKYPLFSVLNPNQGRSGSSLAVVGYSHIKDTARVNNIFAMPAVKSVLPRNLKFFWGVKSIDDAGNIFELYAIKVTSRDGKAPLDGDAVTSAREEIDQRSARAEVSMSMNGEGSKVWARLTKDNLQRAIAIVLDGYVYSAPTVQSEIKGGSSSISGNFTIAEAKDLANILKSGKLPAPAHIIADEVVGPSLGKESIQKGMWSFIIAFVLILFYMFFFYSKGAGLTANIALITNLFFIFGVLASLGAVLTLPGIAGIVLTIGMSVDANVLIFERIQEEMKAGKGLSLAISDGYKNAYSAIIDGNLTTLLTGIILYIFGEGPIKGFATTLVIGILSSLFAAIFITRLFFEGSLKRKRNITFTTKLTDNWLRNASIAFIQKRKVFYVISAIAIVISLGSLFTRGLNQGIDFTGGRTYVVAFDQPVVVGEIAKSLDAVYGHAPEVKTFGGDNQVKISTKYKIDEEGTEVDDEVEAKLYEGLKQYLPAGTSQESFLENNRKMSQKVGPTIADDIRQSAVWSILFALIVIFLYIMVRFSNWQYGLGAVAALAHDTIIVLGIFSATYSIMPFSLEIDQAFIAAILTVVGYSINDTVVVFDRIREYLGLHPKRDPEENINNALNSTLRRTFSTSLSTLVVLLAIFFFGGTSIQGFTFALIVGVVVGTYSSLFIATPIAYDTKLRIQKVISKKK, from the coding sequence ATGCAAAATAAAGGAGCGATAAGACTGCTCGCTATTGTATTTGCCCTAGTGAGTTTGTATCAATTGACTTTTACCTACGTAACAAAGAAGGTTGAGAAAGATGCTCGACTGTACGGTGCTGGCGATATCAAGAAAGAGCAAACTTACCTGGATTCAATTCGAGGAGAAAAAGTATACAGTTTCTTAGGAATTAAGGGCTATACTTACAAAGAGTGTAAAGAGCTTGAGATGAACTTAGGGCTTGACCTTAAGGGGGGGATGAACGTTACAATGGAAGTTTCTGTTGTTGATATCATCAAAGCAATGGCTAATAACAGCAAGGATGAAACCTTTGTTGCTGCTATTGAAAAAGCGAAGCAGATGCAAGCTAACTCTCAGGATGACTTTGTTACTCTTTTCGGAAGAGCATTCAGCGAAATCAATCCTAGCGCTCAGTTATCTTCGCCAGATATTTTTGGTACGCTTGAACTAAAAGATAAAATCCCTTTTGGAGCTAAGAACGACGAAGTGTTAAAAGTTCTTAAGTCTGAAACTGAAGCAGCTATTGACAATACGTTCAACATCCTGCGTTCTCGTATCGACCGTTTTGGTGTGGCACAGCCTAACATTCAGAAAGCGGATGTTTCAGGTCGTATCATCATCGAACTTCCAGGTATTAAAGATGCCGCTCGTGTTCGTAAACTTCTTCAAGGGACTGCAAGTCTTGAATTCTGGGAAACTTTCACTTACAGTGAGGTTGGCGGAGCATTAAATGCGGTTAACACAAAGTTAGCTGAAATTAACGCTGCCAGCGAGGTTATCGAATCGAAACCTGAAGTTAAGAAAGAAGCTAAAGCTGACGAAGAAGTCGCTCTTCTAGACAAAATTGAAGGTGAGTCACAAGATTCATTAAGCAATGCTAAAGAGTTGGCTAAGAAATACCCTCTATTCTCAGTTCTTAATCCGAACCAAGGTAGAAGTGGATCATCTTTAGCTGTTGTGGGTTACTCACACATCAAAGATACAGCACGCGTCAACAACATTTTCGCAATGCCGGCTGTTAAATCTGTACTTCCTCGCAACTTGAAATTTTTCTGGGGAGTTAAGTCTATAGACGATGCAGGTAACATCTTTGAGCTTTATGCAATTAAAGTAACATCACGTGATGGTAAAGCACCTCTTGATGGTGATGCTGTAACTTCTGCTCGTGAGGAAATCGATCAAAGATCAGCCAGAGCTGAAGTCTCAATGAGCATGAACGGTGAAGGTTCTAAAGTTTGGGCACGTTTAACTAAGGATAACCTTCAGAGAGCAATTGCAATTGTTCTTGACGGTTATGTTTATTCTGCTCCTACAGTACAATCAGAAATTAAAGGAGGTTCCTCTTCAATTAGTGGTAACTTCACTATTGCTGAGGCAAAAGACCTTGCTAACATTCTTAAGTCAGGTAAACTACCTGCCCCAGCTCACATTATTGCTGATGAAGTTGTTGGTCCATCACTAGGGAAAGAGTCAATTCAAAAAGGGATGTGGTCATTCATTATCGCCTTTGTATTGATTCTATTCTATATGTTCTTCTTCTATAGCAAAGGCGCTGGTCTTACAGCAAATATTGCTTTGATTACCAACTTATTCTTCATCTTTGGAGTTTTAGCATCATTGGGTGCGGTATTAACCCTACCAGGTATAGCGGGTATTGTCCTGACAATCGGTATGTCGGTTGATGCGAACGTACTTATTTTTGAGCGTATTCAGGAAGAGATGAAAGCCGGTAAAGGTTTAAGTCTGGCAATCTCTGATGGTTATAAAAATGCTTACTCAGCAATTATCGATGGTAACTTAACAACCCTTTTAACCGGTATTATTCTTTACATTTTTGGTGAAGGTCCAATTAAAGGTTTCGCGACAACGCTTGTAATCGGTATTTTATCTTCATTATTTGCAGCGATTTTCATTACTCGTTTGTTCTTTGAAGGTAGCCTTAAGCGTAAGCGTAACATCACATTTACAACAAAACTTACTGACAATTGGTTACGTAATGCAAGCATTGCTTTCATTCAGAAAAGAAAAGTTTTCTATGTGATTTCTGCCATTGCGATCGTAATTTCTCTTGGATCATTATTCACTCGTGGATTGAATCAAGGTATTGACTTTACCGGAGGTAGAACATACGTTGTAGCTTTCGATCAGCCTGTAGTTGTTGGAGAAATTGCAAAATCTCTTGATGCTGTTTACGGACACGCTCCTGAGGTAAAAACATTTGGTGGTGATAACCAAGTTAAAATTTCAACTAAATACAAGATTGACGAAGAAGGTACAGAGGTTGATGATGAAGTAGAAGCAAAACTATATGAAGGATTGAAACAATATCTTCCAGCAGGAACTTCTCAGGAATCATTCCTTGAGAATAACCGCAAGATGTCTCAAAAAGTAGGTCCTACTATTGCTGATGATATTCGTCAGTCAGCAGTTTGGTCTATTTTATTCGCACTAATCGTGATTTTCCTTTACATCATGGTTCGTTTCTCTAACTGGCAGTATGGTTTAGGTGCGGTTGCTGCACTTGCTCACGATACAATTATTGTATTGGGTATCTTCTCTGCAACCTACAGTATCATGCCATTTTCATTAGAGATTGATCAAGCCTTTATTGCTGCGATTCTAACAGTAGTGGGTTATTCGATTAATGATACCGTGGTTGTATTTGACCGTATTCGTGAGTACTTGGGATTACATCCTAAGCGCGATCCGGAAGAGAATATCAACAATGCATTGAATAGTACATTGCGTCGTACATTTAGTACTTCTCTTTCTACTTTAGTTGTATTGTTAGCGATTTTCTTCTTCGGTGGAACATCTATTCAAGGTTTTACATTTGCATTAATTGTTGGTGTTGTAGTTGGTACATACTCTTCACTATTTATAGCAACGCCTATTGCTTACGATACCAAACTGCGTATTCAGAAAGTAATTTCTAAAAAGAAATAA
- a CDS encoding TonB-dependent receptor has translation MNRYAFTILLFLIPLIGSAQKTTLIKGRVLESNTQVSIPGATILFINSKDSLDRTGTVTNNKGDFNLKVKPGQYDLSISFIGYQKINTSLTIDKKTVDIGQFKLTENKKMLEEIRVVETLPPTKQKGDTTIFNPEAYKVNPDASAEDLIAKMPGFFNINGKLSAQGQTVKEVLVDGKKFLGNDINKTLETIPSDVIKNVEVYEYKSDESKFTGFEDKEKKKTINIVTKQKSKHMRFGSLAAGMGKDEKYAIKANLNQFSENNRFTLTGNTKNVNAPLHLNRKRTFRRSINGNELQQNKLGLNFNTQGEQKNEFSAGYNYSDNETKNENRSLRTYTSYPLEGQTLSRESHSEDNEGSHNLNLYWEMNSHPKNQMTINSNLSTSDSRSKSTSNSETRLFDAFLNSNSNNKSQNNTSVNIDQHLYFSRMLNENGRTLSINASYNRNENDSDDSQISEIKGETEQTNQNIDQKSDNNAKSANFRAGLSFNEKIGKKGQLSVGYNYSVNTEKSKKSSYNLDADNQIYSQLDTLTSNQFKNSTTNTTGRLSYNHRLKNISVRIGADFQHTTLENEETFPKQHELNKTYFSVLPSAQISLTMQENKVLNILYRMGTSNPRAKQLQEIVNISNPLFISMGNSKLNQTSSHNLMVYYSASNMETGSFTAFNFNASKSNNIIGRRTIIALQDTLINNTYSMPKGGQFSQPTNLDGRYNLQTSFTYGIPIKKLQSKLNINTSANFSHNPTLVNNRKAFSNILSLDQDLKLSSNISERFDFTISSLTHYTRSKNTGQNSSGAKYLSQTNSLSLYWNFAKNLILKTSTNFKHRNNISSNTVENNCLLDIGLSCKVFKNKRGEISLVAYDILNQTSEKNHYVNDLYTSDNYSKKLNKFYMLSFTYKIRNKKNDEVN, from the coding sequence ATGAATCGATACGCCTTTACCATTTTACTTTTCTTAATTCCCCTGATCGGATCTGCTCAAAAAACAACGCTGATAAAAGGTCGGGTACTTGAATCAAATACACAAGTCTCAATTCCCGGAGCGACTATTCTATTCATTAACTCAAAAGATTCTCTGGATAGAACAGGAACGGTTACAAATAACAAAGGTGATTTCAACTTGAAAGTAAAACCTGGCCAATACGACTTATCGATCTCTTTTATTGGCTATCAAAAAATCAACACATCCCTTACTATTGATAAAAAAACAGTTGATATCGGGCAATTCAAGTTGACTGAAAACAAAAAAATGCTGGAAGAAATTCGTGTTGTTGAAACCCTTCCACCGACAAAACAAAAAGGAGATACAACCATTTTTAATCCTGAAGCCTACAAAGTTAATCCCGACGCAAGTGCAGAAGACCTGATAGCAAAAATGCCGGGTTTCTTTAATATTAACGGCAAGCTTTCGGCTCAGGGACAAACCGTTAAGGAGGTATTAGTAGATGGTAAAAAGTTTCTCGGCAACGACATCAACAAAACTTTAGAGACCATTCCAAGCGATGTTATTAAAAATGTTGAGGTATATGAATACAAAAGTGATGAATCGAAGTTCACAGGTTTCGAGGATAAAGAAAAAAAGAAGACCATTAATATTGTAACCAAACAAAAAAGCAAGCACATGCGCTTTGGTAGTTTGGCTGCAGGTATGGGGAAAGATGAAAAATATGCCATCAAGGCCAACCTCAATCAATTTTCTGAAAACAACCGATTTACTCTTACCGGAAACACAAAAAATGTAAATGCCCCACTTCATCTGAACCGTAAACGAACTTTTAGAAGATCGATAAACGGGAATGAGCTTCAACAAAACAAATTAGGACTCAATTTCAATACGCAAGGTGAACAAAAAAATGAATTTTCTGCAGGTTATAATTATTCAGATAACGAGACCAAAAACGAAAATCGGAGTCTGAGAACCTACACGTCATACCCCCTTGAAGGACAAACGCTTTCCCGGGAGAGCCATTCAGAAGATAATGAAGGGAGCCATAATCTTAACCTTTACTGGGAGATGAACTCCCATCCCAAGAATCAGATGACAATAAACTCCAATTTATCAACTTCTGATTCTCGATCAAAAAGCACCTCTAACTCCGAAACCCGTCTCTTTGATGCATTTCTAAATTCTAATAGCAATAATAAAAGTCAGAATAACACATCTGTCAATATCGATCAGCACCTATATTTTTCAAGAATGCTGAATGAAAATGGCCGAACGCTATCTATAAATGCATCTTACAACAGGAACGAAAATGATTCTGATGACAGTCAAATTTCTGAGATAAAAGGGGAAACAGAACAGACAAACCAAAACATCGATCAGAAATCAGATAATAATGCCAAGTCCGCAAATTTCAGGGCAGGCCTGTCATTCAATGAGAAAATCGGAAAAAAAGGCCAATTATCTGTCGGTTATAACTACTCAGTCAACACCGAGAAATCGAAAAAATCCAGTTATAATTTAGATGCTGACAATCAAATATACTCGCAACTTGACACCCTGACATCGAATCAATTTAAAAATTCGACAACAAACACGACGGGACGATTATCTTACAATCATCGCCTTAAAAATATAAGTGTCCGAATTGGTGCTGATTTTCAGCATACAACTCTCGAAAACGAAGAAACATTTCCAAAGCAGCATGAACTGAACAAGACCTATTTTTCAGTACTCCCATCGGCACAAATTTCGCTGACAATGCAAGAGAACAAGGTGCTTAATATCTTATATCGAATGGGTACATCAAACCCGAGGGCTAAACAACTGCAGGAAATCGTAAACATTTCAAATCCCCTGTTTATCTCAATGGGAAACTCAAAATTAAATCAAACATCAAGTCACAATCTGATGGTCTATTATTCAGCTTCGAATATGGAAACAGGCAGTTTCACGGCCTTTAATTTTAATGCAAGCAAAAGTAACAACATAATAGGTCGAAGAACAATTATCGCTCTGCAAGATACCCTTATCAACAACACGTATTCAATGCCCAAGGGCGGACAATTTTCACAGCCGACAAATTTGGACGGGAGATACAACCTACAAACAAGTTTCACGTACGGTATTCCAATCAAGAAACTTCAATCAAAATTAAACATCAATACCTCTGCAAATTTTTCGCATAACCCCACTTTGGTAAATAACCGGAAAGCATTTTCTAATATACTAAGCCTGGATCAAGATTTAAAACTCAGTTCAAACATTAGCGAAAGATTCGACTTTACCATTTCAAGCCTAACCCATTATACACGTTCTAAAAATACCGGACAAAACTCATCAGGAGCAAAATATCTCTCACAAACCAATAGCTTAAGTCTGTATTGGAATTTTGCAAAAAACCTAATTCTGAAAACCAGTACAAACTTCAAACACAGAAATAATATCAGTTCAAACACAGTTGAAAACAATTGCTTGCTTGACATAGGTTTATCCTGCAAAGTTTTCAAAAACAAAAGGGGTGAAATCTCTCTGGTTGCATACGATATTTTAAATCAAACCAGCGAAAAAAACCACTATGTAAACGACCTGTATACATCAGACAATTATTCTAAAAAGCTAAACAAATTCTACATGCTTAGTTTTACTTATAAAATCAGAAATAAAAAGAATGACGAGGTGAACTGA
- a CDS encoding ABC transporter ATP-binding protein — MIEAKQLKKSFGQVHVLKGLDFNVQKGEIVIVVGASGAGKTTLLQILGTLDKPDSGQLYFDGIDISSLNEKDLSAFRNKNIGFVFQFHHLLPEFTALENVCIPAYIAKKSKVEATTKAKELLSMLGLDHRLDHKPSELSGGEKQRVAIARALINEPMVVFADEPSGNLDSVTRQELHEIIVDLRNKLNQTFVIVTHDLEMEHMADRKIVMTDGMIEAN, encoded by the coding sequence ATGATTGAAGCAAAACAACTGAAAAAAAGTTTTGGACAAGTTCATGTCCTAAAAGGTCTGGATTTTAATGTCCAGAAAGGGGAGATTGTAATTGTTGTGGGTGCCAGTGGGGCTGGCAAAACAACCCTGCTTCAAATTCTTGGAACTTTAGATAAACCCGATTCTGGCCAATTGTATTTTGATGGCATTGATATTTCAAGCCTAAATGAGAAAGACCTATCAGCTTTTCGAAACAAAAATATTGGATTCGTTTTTCAATTTCACCATCTCTTACCTGAATTTACAGCATTAGAGAATGTTTGTATTCCAGCTTATATCGCTAAAAAATCAAAAGTTGAAGCAACAACAAAGGCTAAGGAACTTTTGAGCATGTTAGGTTTGGATCATCGTCTGGATCATAAGCCATCGGAGCTGTCAGGTGGAGAAAAACAGAGGGTTGCTATTGCTCGTGCCCTGATCAACGAACCCATGGTGGTCTTTGCAGATGAACCCTCAGGGAATCTGGATTCTGTCACGCGACAGGAACTACACGAGATTATCGTAGACCTTAGAAACAAGCTCAACCAAACTTTTGTCATCGTAACACACGATTTGGAAATGGAACATATGGCTGATCGCAAAATTGTGATGACCGATGGTATGATAGAGGCAAACTAA
- a CDS encoding TIGR02757 family protein, producing the protein MKLSNSELKSFLDEKYDLYNRETFIDTDPIQIPKGFTKKEDIEIAGFLAATIAWGQRPTIIRNAKKLMQWMDEAPHDFILNAEDSDLDIFAEFKHRTFNGKDAIFFIKSLQNIYKNHGGLETVFSKPSANDGDAKDALAHFREVFFSIDHPSRTEKHVSNVLKKSSAKRLNMFLRWMVRNDKRSVDFGIWKKMSPADLYLPLDVHTGRVGRKLGLLKRNQDDWPAVAEITQSLRQLDPMDPVKYDFALFGLGIFEKF; encoded by the coding sequence GTGAAACTGTCCAATTCTGAACTCAAGTCTTTTCTCGATGAGAAATACGATCTCTACAATCGGGAAACATTTATCGATACCGATCCCATTCAAATTCCCAAAGGGTTTACAAAAAAAGAGGATATTGAAATAGCAGGTTTTCTTGCGGCAACCATTGCCTGGGGACAACGGCCTACCATCATAAGAAATGCAAAGAAACTCATGCAATGGATGGATGAAGCCCCCCATGATTTTATACTGAATGCTGAAGATTCCGACCTTGATATTTTTGCAGAATTTAAGCATCGCACCTTCAATGGTAAGGATGCCATTTTCTTTATAAAATCACTTCAGAATATCTATAAAAACCATGGTGGATTAGAAACCGTTTTCTCTAAACCATCAGCAAATGATGGTGATGCAAAAGATGCCTTGGCTCATTTTAGAGAGGTCTTTTTCTCCATTGATCACCCTTCGCGAACGGAGAAACATGTTTCCAACGTTCTAAAAAAATCATCAGCTAAACGCCTGAACATGTTCCTAAGGTGGATGGTTCGTAATGACAAACGCAGCGTAGACTTTGGCATTTGGAAAAAGATGTCGCCAGCAGATCTCTATTTACCCCTGGATGTGCATACGGGTCGGGTCGGTCGCAAACTCGGTTTGTTAAAACGGAACCAAGACGATTGGCCAGCTGTGGCCGAAATCACACAATCCTTACGACAACTCGATCCAATGGATCCGGTCAAATACGATTTTGCCCTCTTTGGTTTGGGCATTTTCGAAAAGTTTTAA
- a CDS encoding tRNA1(Val) (adenine(37)-N6)-methyltransferase, producing MANSYFQFKQFKINQDGSAMKVGTDGVLLGAWADVNGARSFLDIGTGTGLIAIMLAQRTEKTSKIDAVEIDASSYQQAVNNFDDCPWSSQIEAYRTSFQDFICKTSLKYDVIVSNPPYFINSLKAKEESRTQARHTDGLPFEDLIEGAKALLNPEGRFSVILPVTEGDYFIRLARITGFSLSKRIEVLPNPGKPAKRLLIELTLINSNTEEGSICVENGQRHVYSPEYIELCKAFYLKM from the coding sequence ATGGCTAATTCCTATTTCCAATTCAAGCAATTCAAAATCAATCAGGATGGTTCTGCAATGAAAGTGGGAACTGATGGGGTTTTATTAGGCGCATGGGCAGATGTCAATGGGGCAAGATCTTTTCTGGATATTGGAACAGGAACAGGTTTAATTGCCATCATGTTGGCTCAGCGAACAGAGAAAACTTCAAAGATTGATGCCGTAGAAATTGATGCTTCATCTTATCAACAAGCTGTTAATAACTTTGACGATTGTCCTTGGTCGAGCCAAATTGAAGCCTATCGTACTTCTTTTCAGGATTTCATCTGCAAAACAAGCCTTAAATACGACGTAATTGTTAGCAATCCACCCTATTTTATCAATTCACTGAAGGCAAAAGAGGAATCCCGCACGCAGGCACGACATACCGATGGTTTGCCGTTCGAAGATTTAATTGAAGGAGCAAAAGCTTTATTAAATCCTGAAGGCAGATTTTCTGTCATTTTGCCCGTAACTGAAGGCGATTATTTTATTCGATTGGCTCGAATTACAGGATTCAGCCTAAGTAAAAGAATTGAGGTTCTTCCCAATCCAGGCAAACCAGCCAAACGACTCCTGATTGAATTGACTCTAATAAATTCGAATACGGAAGAAGGCTCAATATGTGTTGAAAATGGTCAGCGACATGTTTACAGTCCCGAGTATATTGAGCTTTGCAAAGCTTTCTATTTAAAGATGTAA
- the tatA gene encoding twin-arginine translocase TatA/TatE family subunit: MLLFISGPEIIVVILVIVMLFGAKKIPELAQGLGKGIKEFKKATEDIKKEIKDESDIINNIKDFKDDISKKL, translated from the coding sequence ATGTTATTATTTATTAGTGGCCCGGAAATAATTGTTGTTATTCTTGTTATCGTTATGCTTTTTGGAGCAAAGAAAATTCCTGAATTAGCACAGGGATTAGGGAAAGGAATAAAGGAGTTCAAAAAAGCAACGGAAGATATTAAAAAAGAAATCAAAGATGAATCTGATATCATCAACAACATCAAGGATTTCAAAGACGATATCTCTAAGAAATTGTAA
- a CDS encoding saccharopine dehydrogenase family protein has translation METILIVGAGLSSTSLIDYLLEHASENQWQVRLADMSLELAQSKIKQNANGFAFNFDVSDKEERAREVDKADLVISMLPPPMHPMLARECVKQSKPFLSPSYVSPEMQVLDKKAKERGVLLLNELGVDPGIDHMSAMKIIDEIKAKGGELLSFRSYCGGILAPSCSTNIWQYKFTWNPRNVVTAGQGVATYKEKGQYKYLPYQQVFAHPLKTIMPGYGDFEVYPNRDSLSYRSLYHIEEIPSILRGTMRRPGFCQAWNAFVSLGCTDESYVMRDSENLTYKEYIESFLPYDERSVEVRFADCIAVSPDDPIMEKFRWLDLFSDKKVGVKEGTPALILQKILEEKWTLDPDDKDLLVMQHQFVYQLNGQQKKITSSMSYEGKDQNHTAMAYTVGLPLAIAAKLILQSKISLAGVQIPVSSQIYEPVLKELKELGVYFTETVEDCR, from the coding sequence ATGGAAACCATTTTAATCGTTGGAGCAGGCCTATCTTCCACGAGTCTGATAGACTACCTTTTGGAACATGCAAGCGAAAATCAATGGCAAGTTCGTTTAGCCGATATGTCGTTGGAGCTTGCTCAAAGTAAAATCAAGCAAAATGCCAATGGCTTTGCCTTTAATTTTGATGTCTCGGATAAAGAAGAGCGAGCTCGGGAAGTGGATAAGGCTGATTTGGTTATTTCTATGCTACCACCCCCTATGCATCCTATGTTGGCGCGTGAATGTGTGAAGCAGAGTAAGCCATTTTTGAGCCCGTCCTATGTGTCGCCGGAAATGCAGGTTTTGGATAAAAAGGCAAAAGAACGTGGCGTTCTTTTATTGAACGAGCTGGGTGTTGATCCGGGGATCGATCATATGTCAGCGATGAAAATTATTGATGAGATTAAAGCCAAAGGGGGAGAGTTGTTGAGTTTTAGATCCTATTGTGGAGGTATTTTAGCTCCTTCATGCTCAACGAATATTTGGCAGTATAAATTTACCTGGAATCCACGTAATGTAGTGACAGCCGGACAAGGTGTAGCGACTTATAAGGAAAAAGGTCAATATAAATACTTGCCATATCAGCAAGTGTTTGCACATCCTCTTAAAACAATTATGCCCGGGTATGGCGATTTTGAGGTGTATCCCAATAGAGATTCTCTTTCGTACAGAAGTCTGTATCACATTGAAGAGATTCCTAGTATTTTGAGGGGTACCATGCGTCGGCCAGGTTTTTGTCAGGCCTGGAATGCGTTTGTAAGTTTGGGCTGTACCGATGAATCCTATGTGATGCGTGATTCTGAAAACCTGACTTACAAGGAATATATTGAGAGTTTTCTACCTTATGACGAGCGATCTGTTGAAGTGCGATTTGCCGATTGCATTGCGGTCTCACCAGATGATCCAATTATGGAAAAATTCCGATGGTTGGATTTATTCTCTGATAAGAAAGTGGGGGTGAAAGAAGGAACACCTGCTTTGATTCTTCAGAAAATTTTGGAGGAAAAGTGGACGCTTGATCCCGATGATAAAGATCTTTTGGTAATGCAGCATCAGTTTGTTTATCAATTAAATGGTCAGCAAAAGAAAATTACTTCGTCGATGAGTTATGAGGGGAAAGATCAGAACCATACGGCTATGGCTTACACGGTTGGTTTACCTCTGGCTATTGCTGCTAAGTTGATTCTTCAATCTAAGATTAGTCTGGCTGGTGTTCAGATTCCTGTTTCATCTCAGATTTATGAACCTGTTTTAAAAGAGTTGAAAGAATTAGGGGTTTATTTCACCGAGACTGTAGAAGATTGTAGGTAA
- a CDS encoding calcium/sodium antiporter has protein sequence MDYLYLIIGFVILLSSGDLLVKGGVALSSHFKISTLVVGVTVISFGTSAPELFVSLGAALSGSPDIAIGNVVGSNVSNIALVLGFTAILLPLPVKSNSLKFDWPVMMGASLLFFAFAQNNLIETWEGIAFLILLVAFMVFTIMKSRGNKDEEFKKPKQSIFMALVLIVLASIGLYFGADLLVGAAKNIARGYGVSERVIGLTLVAFGTSVPELATSAVAALKKEMDISVGNIIGSNIFNILGVLGVTSVVKNIFVSDAVLNFDLIWMLAISFLLFLLVLPLKRAKLHRWKGFVLILVYTTYVFFVFAQ, from the coding sequence ATGGACTATCTATATCTCATCATAGGCTTTGTTATTCTTTTATCAAGTGGTGATTTACTGGTAAAGGGTGGTGTTGCTTTATCATCCCATTTCAAAATATCCACTCTTGTTGTAGGGGTTACCGTCATTTCTTTTGGAACTTCAGCTCCCGAACTTTTTGTAAGTTTAGGTGCTGCATTATCAGGCAGTCCGGATATAGCCATTGGTAATGTGGTCGGATCAAATGTCTCCAATATCGCACTGGTTTTAGGCTTTACCGCCATCTTATTACCCTTGCCGGTCAAAAGCAATTCTCTAAAGTTCGACTGGCCAGTTATGATGGGCGCTTCACTCCTATTCTTTGCCTTTGCGCAGAACAATCTGATCGAAACCTGGGAAGGGATCGCTTTTCTTATTCTACTCGTTGCCTTCATGGTTTTCACAATAATGAAATCACGAGGCAATAAAGACGAAGAATTCAAAAAACCAAAACAATCTATTTTCATGGCTCTTGTTTTGATCGTTCTCGCCTCTATAGGACTTTATTTTGGTGCCGATTTATTAGTTGGTGCGGCAAAAAATATTGCCAGAGGATATGGTGTCAGCGAACGGGTTATTGGCCTAACACTTGTCGCATTTGGCACATCAGTACCCGAACTTGCAACTTCAGCCGTTGCAGCTTTAAAAAAAGAAATGGATATTTCGGTTGGGAATATTATCGGCTCTAATATCTTTAATATTTTAGGCGTATTGGGTGTGACATCAGTCGTTAAAAACATATTTGTCAGTGATGCTGTTTTGAATTTCGACCTGATTTGGATGCTAGCTATTTCTTTTCTTTTATTTTTGTTAGTATTACCTTTAAAAAGAGCAAAGCTTCATCGTTGGAAAGGCTTTGTTTTAATTCTCGTTTACACAACTTACGTCTTCTTTGTATTCGCCCAATAA